In one window of Gadus chalcogrammus isolate NIFS_2021 chromosome 12, NIFS_Gcha_1.0, whole genome shotgun sequence DNA:
- the LOC130392779 gene encoding spidroin-2-like: protein MVHSGANAPLMPTTPSASPLLAVSAQPLHSTHTDEGLTEPSGDLITSSSDATEAPQVKPAPNDHPESGPGSALSPDQFQAAGNGRSSGRKRTPKACDCCGPNGKGHNVTTTPTPSRGGRGRGRPRGRGRGRPRGRAPGPLGYNGDTPKGTGGGHLTRIKTFELNDDDDDDEDEDSDKYDVAKGTGVDGQSDTYLDLPGESAWQDGPMKSLVAKEIRSDSQEKGSALVVRGGRGQRRGRGATGLRGARGRGAVARRGRGASVGRTLENTGNIEGGGGGGGGELEGSGVVIAGAACVAAQKVFAPAGADGPASPGSTAVCQVPEEMEQGESPASDLLPSSSTNGNGVHFSEDGEERESEANADAGAPDGGVGAPEKGAAADPAVSEGSAAASPGDQDSAMQVDPSAQASDPTSSSTPPPPPDGDPAAAAAAAAVVEMADPGGSPAHTETPAFHTARSPAPSLESIAVQSGPHGWGLWDHRQYCLQGTWGPGDQVPTEAGALQIGPQTSETDCTELLTEMLHEFLEGFFLKYGSFIALSETDVLEHLKTKTNMDLSKRKLDIPGEIRRFKAGLASAPVAGFMVTYNKHTLSLEDLGTLEEQNWVNDQVINMYGELIMEATQSKVHFFNSFFHKQLVAKGYDGVKRWTKKVDLFSKWLLLVPIHLEIHWSLITVNTATKTISYYDSQGVVFKHTIDNIMKYLQSEALEKKQTNYQKGWRMLIIRGIPQQKNDSDCGVFVLEYCRRLSMKEPLHFSQEDMPHIRKRIYKELCDYRLND from the exons ATGGTTCACAGCGGTGCCAATGCCCCTCTCATGCCCACAACTCCGTCCGCTTCACCTCTTCTGGCAGTCAGTGCACAGCCTCTACATTCAACTCACACAGATGAAGGCCTCACAGAGCCCTCCGGCGATCTGATAACCTCAAGCTCAGACGCCACCGAGGCTCCTCAGGTCAAACCGGCCCCCAATGACCATCCAGAGTCAGGTCCAGGATCAGCTCTGAGCCCCGACCAGTTCCAGGCTGCTGGGAACGGACGATCTTCAGGCAGGAAGCGGACCCCGAAGGCCTGTGACTGCTGCGGTCCCAACGGCAAAGGACACAATGTCACGACCACGCCCACGCCAAGCAGGGGAGGCCGGGGTCGCGGGCGGCCCAGAGGAAGGGGTCGGGGCAGGCCCAGAGGCAGGGCCCCTGGGCCTCTGGGCTACAATGGGGACACCCCCAAAGGCACGGGGGGGGGTCATCTGACAAGGATTAAGACTTTTGAActgaatgatgatgatgatgatgatgaggatgaggacagTGATAAATACGATGTGGCGAAAGGGACCGGGGTCGACGGCCAGTCGGACACTTATTTAGATCTGCCAGGTGAAAGCGCTTGGCAGGATGGACCAATGAAAAGCCTCGTCGCCAAAGAGATTAGGAGTGACTCCCAAGAGAAAGGGTCGGCCCTGGTGGTGCGGGGGGGCCGAGGTCAGCGAAGGGGGAGGGGAGCGACTGGCCTGAGAGGGGCCAGGGGTAGGGGGGCAGTagcgaggagggggagaggtgccAGCGTCGGCAGGACGTTGGAGAATACAGGGAACAtcgaaggagggggaggaggaggaggcggggagcTGGAGGGCAGTGGGGTGGTCATCGCGGGAGCAGCTTGTGTTGCTGCCCAGAAGGTCTTTGCTCCTGCTGGAGCGGACGGCCCGGCCAGCCCTGGATCCACGGCCGTGTGCCAGGTGCCCGAGGAGATGGAGCAGGGGGAGAGCCCCGCGTCAGACCTACTTCCCTCTAGTTCCACCAACGGGAACGGCGTACATTTCTCCGAagatggggaagagagagagagcgaggcaaacGCGGACGCAGGCGCGCCCGACGGCGGCGTCGGCGCACCCGAGAAGGGAGCCGCCGCCGACCCGGCCGTCTCGGAGggctccgccgccgcctcccccgGGGACCAGGACTCCGCCATGCAGGTGGACCCATCGGCACAAGCCAGCGACCCCACGTCCAGCAGcacgccgccgccaccccctgACGGCGaccccgcggcggcggcggcggcggcggcggtggtggagaTGGCGGACCCGGGCGGCAGCCCCGCCCACACAGAGACGCCCGCGTTCCACACGGCCCGGTCACCGGCGCCTTCGCTGGAGTCCATCGCCGTGCAGAGCGGCCCACATGGCTGGGGGCTGTGGGACCACAGGCAGTACTGTCTTCAGGGCACCTGGGGGCCGGGGGACCAGGTCCCCACGGAGGCGGGTGCGCTGCAGATCGGACCGCAGACATCCGAGACGGACTGCACAGAGCTGCTCACGGAGATGCTTCACG AGTTCTTGGAGGGCTTCTTCTTGAAGTATGGGAGCTTCATTGCTCTTAGCGAGACGGACGTTCTGGAACACCTGAAGACGAAAACCAACATGGACCTCAGTAAAAG GAAGCTGGACATTCCGGGGGAGATAAGACGGTTCAAGGCAGGGCTGGCGTCTGCCCCGGTGGCGGGCTTCATGGTGACGTATAACAAGCACACCCTGAGCCTGGAGGACCTGGGTACACTGGAGGAGCAGAACTGGGTCAACGACCAG GTTATCAACATGTATGGGGAACTCATTATGGAAGCCACCCAGAGTAAG GTCCATTTTTTCAATAGTTTCTTCCACAAGCAACTTGTTGCCAAGGGCTACGACGGAGTAAAGAGGTGGACCAAAAAA GTAGACCTGTTCTCCAAGTGGTTGCTGTTGGTGCCCATTCATCTAGAGATTCACTGGTCCCTTATCACCGTCAACACAGCAACCAAAACAATTAGTTACTATGACAGCCAGGGTGTCGTGTTCAAACACACCATCGAC AACATTATGAAGTACCTCCAGTCTGAAGCCCTGGAGAAGAAGCAGACCAACTACCAGAAAGGCTGGAGGATGCTCATCATCCGG GGCATTCCTCAGCAGAAGAACGACAGCGACTGTGGTGTCTTTGTGTTGGAG TACTGCCGGCGTCTGTCCATGAAGGAGCCGCTGCACTTCAGTCAGGAGGACATGCCTCATATCCGCAAGAGGATCTACAAGGAGCTGTGTGATTACCGACTGAATGACTGA